A window of Fibrobacter sp. UWB11 contains these coding sequences:
- a CDS encoding DUF4418 family protein, with protein MTNGIFFGSITVLLGTIVSLLSFVLLPFCKHMDGIVMRCHYTSITDGFVGIAIALVGIAYLLLPKAQKALSFAVIALGVITSLVPTVIVGVCSHPHMHCHSISSPVLQLVGIVIALFAVANIAFLASRNFESEDFTNETHYA; from the coding sequence ATGACAAACGGCATATTTTTTGGATCTATAACAGTTTTACTAGGCACCATCGTTTCGTTGCTCTCTTTTGTTTTGCTTCCTTTTTGCAAACACATGGATGGCATCGTTATGCGATGCCATTACACCTCCATCACTGACGGCTTCGTAGGTATCGCCATCGCACTCGTTGGCATCGCCTACTTGCTATTACCCAAAGCACAAAAGGCCTTGTCTTTCGCGGTAATCGCCTTGGGTGTTATTACTTCACTTGTCCCCACAGTCATTGTAGGCGTCTGTTCGCACCCGCACATGCACTGTCATTCTATTTCATCCCCAGTTCTTCAGCTGGTAGGAATCGTTATCGCACTTTTTGCTGTGGCTAATATCGCCTTCTTGGCAAGCCGCAACTTCGAATCGGAGGATTTTACTAATGAAACACACTACGCTTAA
- a CDS encoding ABC transporter permease: protein MKHTTLKIIYTNFWSHPVRSLGLVILTAIASATLLSSVIFSKSLDTGFEQLSSRMGADLLIVPFDSEAKDQSILLQGDLSNHTLPREVLDFTRKLPGVKIASPQFYFTTLSASCCDKKVNIIGFDSKTDFTIKPWIRKTYKSEFKPGYVIAGSDIDIEKGGIIKFFDKEFTVVGTLEPLGNKLDQAIFADIETIELLREAAASKGYNFIPKEKPSAILVNLENGADFEKISQSLYEQFNDLQVIPRKNMFDSIIATAGSFKIAVWIISGLFLLIVIAVVYIAFSVSTNERKREFATLLIIGATRKKLTNIVLGESLIASGSGAFAGTLFGAVGIISFRFLIQDNLQIPFSLPNASTILVTIIGALFIPAIAGIGAAYHIARKVGKIDIYTALKEDA from the coding sequence ATGAAACACACTACGCTTAAAATTATTTATACAAACTTTTGGAGTCACCCTGTTCGAAGCCTCGGCCTTGTGATTTTGACCGCCATCGCTTCGGCAACATTACTTTCTAGTGTCATTTTTTCCAAAAGCCTTGACACTGGATTCGAACAACTTTCATCACGCATGGGAGCCGATTTGCTCATCGTCCCCTTTGATAGTGAAGCCAAGGACCAGTCCATTCTTTTGCAAGGTGATTTGAGCAATCACACACTCCCTCGCGAAGTTTTAGACTTTACACGAAAGCTCCCTGGAGTAAAAATTGCCTCCCCGCAATTTTACTTCACTACACTCAGCGCAAGTTGCTGCGATAAGAAAGTCAACATTATCGGCTTCGATTCCAAAACTGATTTTACTATCAAGCCATGGATTCGTAAAACATACAAAAGCGAATTCAAGCCTGGTTATGTCATCGCCGGAAGCGACATCGATATTGAAAAGGGCGGAATCATCAAATTTTTCGATAAGGAATTTACCGTCGTTGGAACGCTTGAACCTCTAGGAAACAAGCTCGACCAAGCCATATTTGCCGACATCGAAACAATCGAATTGCTCCGAGAGGCCGCGGCCAGCAAAGGTTACAACTTCATCCCCAAAGAAAAACCTTCCGCAATCCTCGTAAACCTCGAAAATGGAGCAGATTTCGAAAAAATTTCTCAATCGCTTTACGAACAATTCAACGACTTGCAAGTCATCCCGCGCAAGAACATGTTCGATAGCATTATCGCAACTGCAGGCTCATTCAAAATTGCAGTATGGATAATTTCTGGATTATTCTTGCTCATCGTGATTGCAGTTGTCTACATTGCATTCTCGGTTTCGACAAACGAACGCAAACGTGAATTTGCAACACTCCTCATTATCGGAGCTACTCGCAAAAAGCTCACCAACATCGTTCTTGGAGAATCCTTGATTGCAAGCGGGAGCGGAGCCTTTGCAGGTACGCTTTTTGGAGCCGTCGGCATCATATCTTTCCGCTTTTTGATACAAGATAATTTGCAGATACCCTTTTCACTCCCTAACGCATCCACCATCCTTGTAACAATTATCGGTGCGCTCTTCATCCCCGCTATTGCAGGCATCGGAGCTGCGTACCACATCGCTAGAAAAGTCGGAAAAATCGACATTTACACTGCATTAAAGGAGGACGCTTAA
- a CDS encoding ABC transporter ATP-binding protein produces MILNGNNITKQYTRRGEKFNAVNNADFFAWSGDFTVIFGESGSGKSTLLNALAGVTAPTSGNVELDGQPLFKLNDEELARLRNERIGYIPQNTASLSAFTVAENITLTSTLYNKKIDKEHIKALLNKLGIAHLANEHPQNLSGGELRRVAIARALANKPDLIIADEPTSNLDEENSRKVYSLFARLARTGVAVVIATHDKNAFGYSNRVYHMKSGSLVPDIGEYGNL; encoded by the coding sequence ATGATTCTTAACGGAAATAACATAACAAAGCAATACACAAGACGTGGCGAAAAATTTAATGCGGTCAACAACGCAGATTTCTTCGCATGGTCAGGCGATTTTACCGTCATCTTCGGAGAATCCGGAAGTGGCAAGAGCACTCTTTTGAACGCCCTTGCTGGCGTTACCGCACCGACATCAGGGAACGTCGAACTTGACGGGCAGCCGCTCTTTAAATTAAACGATGAAGAACTCGCACGTTTACGCAACGAGCGCATCGGCTACATTCCACAAAATACAGCAAGCCTTTCAGCATTCACCGTCGCCGAAAATATCACTTTGACTTCGACCTTGTATAACAAGAAAATCGACAAGGAACATATCAAAGCGCTATTGAACAAGCTCGGCATCGCACACCTCGCCAACGAACATCCGCAAAATCTTTCTGGTGGTGAATTGCGCCGTGTTGCCATTGCACGTGCTCTAGCCAACAAGCCAGACTTGATTATTGCAGACGAACCAACAAGCAACCTCGACGAAGAAAACAGCCGCAAGGTCTATAGTCTTTTTGCAAGGCTTGCACGGACGGGAGTCGCTGTCGTCATCGCCACACATGACAAAAACGCATTCGGTTACAGCAATCGCGTTTACCACATGAAATCTGGCTCGCTCGTTCCCGACATCGGCGAATACGGCAACCTGTAA
- a CDS encoding sodium:solute symporter has product MKLLIIYFLVLGFICIRDLFKVKNFDDYVVAGRKQSSPLVFMSLMATVLGASATVGIAARAESIGFAAFWWLGVGAIGFWFQAAFLSKPVHDLDVRTLPEIAEKTVGRTGRKLVAFIIAVSWIGIIAAQFAAVAGFIGLVLGHDAGTQSVLITAVIVIVYTLLGGQLSVVRTDALQFGILTLGFFAAAIYLFGGFSGAESATLSNGTSAGLASFGNFNLLNEKFSFSDLAMMLFTVGGAYFLGPDVISRNLVAKDSSSARKAVVIGSFAILVFSVIIVLLGMWAATYAPNVAGNSVNPLFRLASGVLPLPLAALLSVGLLSALLSSADTCLINSAAIFGSDILNTRRISVVRLIVVAIGIIATYLALQGKDIIGLLTMAYSVYTPGIVAPLAVAIIAHKKFNIKKTLWYAGVVVGGLFGLIPAIFASTAKIALPAYIPHIGIAISLIFALASLKRK; this is encoded by the coding sequence ATGAAACTTCTCATCATCTACTTTCTTGTCCTTGGATTCATTTGCATCCGCGACTTGTTCAAGGTCAAGAATTTCGACGATTACGTCGTTGCAGGCCGTAAACAAAGTTCACCGCTCGTTTTCATGAGCCTCATGGCCACTGTCCTTGGGGCTTCCGCAACAGTGGGCATCGCCGCACGTGCCGAAAGTATCGGTTTTGCCGCATTCTGGTGGCTAGGCGTCGGAGCAATTGGCTTCTGGTTCCAGGCCGCATTCCTGAGCAAACCGGTTCACGATCTCGATGTACGCACACTCCCTGAAATTGCCGAAAAGACGGTCGGGAGAACAGGACGAAAGCTCGTCGCATTTATTATTGCCGTTTCATGGATTGGAATTATCGCTGCGCAGTTTGCCGCTGTCGCAGGATTCATCGGACTTGTGCTTGGGCATGATGCAGGCACGCAATCCGTTTTGATTACAGCAGTCATCGTGATTGTCTACACGCTTTTAGGCGGGCAACTTTCTGTTGTCCGCACTGACGCACTGCAATTTGGAATTTTGACTCTTGGATTTTTCGCCGCCGCAATTTATTTGTTCGGCGGTTTTTCCGGCGCAGAAAGCGCGACATTGTCAAATGGGACTTCCGCAGGCCTTGCCTCTTTCGGAAACTTTAATCTCTTGAACGAAAAATTCAGTTTCTCAGATTTAGCGATGATGTTATTTACCGTCGGCGGAGCCTATTTCCTCGGCCCCGATGTAATTTCAAGAAACCTCGTTGCGAAAGATTCTTCATCGGCGCGCAAGGCCGTTGTCATCGGAAGTTTCGCCATCCTCGTCTTTAGCGTGATTATCGTTTTGCTCGGCATGTGGGCAGCCACTTACGCACCGAATGTAGCCGGCAATAGCGTGAATCCTTTATTCCGCCTCGCCTCCGGCGTGCTTCCGCTACCACTCGCTGCACTTTTATCCGTCGGACTTTTATCGGCACTGCTTTCATCAGCAGACACATGCCTCATCAATTCCGCAGCCATTTTCGGAAGCGACATACTGAACACACGTCGAATTTCTGTAGTTCGTTTGATCGTTGTCGCTATCGGCATCATCGCCACTTACCTTGCACTCCAAGGCAAAGATATTATAGGGCTTTTAACAATGGCGTATTCCGTCTACACACCGGGAATTGTAGCACCGCTTGCAGTCGCAATCATAGCACACAAAAAGTTCAACATCAAAAAAACATTGTGGTACGCAGGCGTTGTTGTCGGTGGACTTTTCGGGCTTATCCCCGCAATTTTTGCGTCAACTGCAAAAATTGCACTCCCCGCCTACATTCCCCATATCGGGATTGCCATCTCGCTTATTTTTGCACTTGCTAGTTTAAAACGCAAATAA